From the genome of Oncorhynchus tshawytscha isolate Ot180627B linkage group LG31, Otsh_v2.0, whole genome shotgun sequence, one region includes:
- the LOC112229607 gene encoding replication protein A 14 kDa subunit gives MAVFESQKARINSDMLSRYISRPICFVGRVEKVHPTGNSFSLSDGDGSAASVELNEPLDEELSGVVEVLGMVSNKGTIMASAYNILREDKGIPFDLELYNEVLKVIHDFPQHYPFGIATSG, from the exons ATGGCAGTTTTCGAGTCACAAAAAGCCAGGATTAACTCTGATATGCTGTCTCGATATATCAGCAGGCCGATTTGCTTCGTTGGACGCGTTGAGAAG GTCCACCCAACAGGAAACTCGTTCAGTCTTTCGGACGGAGACGGGAGTGCTGCATCAGTGGAACTCAACGAGCCC CTTGATGAGGAGCTGAGCGGGGTGGTGGAGGTGCTTGGTATGGTGTCCAACAAAGGGACAATAATGGCCTCTGCATACAACATACTCAGAGAAGACAAAGGCATTCCTTTCG ACTTGGAGCTGTACAATGAAGTCCTGAAAGTCATCCATGATTTCCCCCAGCACTATCCATTTGGAATAGCCACCAGTGGATGA